The genomic DNA AAAGCTATCCCGCATCGACACGCGTACGCGCGCGCGCGTCTCCTCGCTCGTCCAAGGCGCATGCCCCATGGCGACGAGCGTGGCGTTGAGCGCCGTTTCGATGCTCCTCCAGTTGTCGATGAGCGTGCTGTCCCAATCGAAAAGCACTGCGCGCGGACGCGTCAACCCCATCGATCCACGCTGATTGCCTACCCCTTCCGGACGAGAGTTCGTCACGCCGTGGCGCCGTCGCCCGTCGCATAGCTCATATAGAGAGCGCGGAGCTTCAGAGTGAAGGAACCCGCCTTGCCGTTGCCGAGCACCCTGTCGTCGATCTGCGTGACGGGCAGGACGAACGACGTCGCACTCGTGATCCAGGCTTCGCGGGCAGCCTTGGCCTCGGCGACCGTGAACGCCCGCTCCTCGAACTGGAGCTTGTTGGCTTTGGCGAGTTCGAGGACGGAGCGGCGGGTGATACCGCTCAGGATCGCGTTCGTTGCGGGCCTTGTAACGACCGTTCCGTCCTCGGTGAGGATCCACGCATTCGACGAAGTACCCTCGGTTACGTAGCCGTCCCGGTCGACTTGCCACGCCTCATAGGCGCCCGCCTCGCGCGCGCGCTGCTTGCCGAGCACGGCGGCTGTCAGTCCGACGGTTTTTATGTCGCATCGGTGCCACCGGATATCGGGAATTGTGATCGCGCGAATGCCATCTTCAACGGCATTTGCCGGCTGAGGCCGCATCCGGCGCACGGTCATGACGAGGGCACTTGGGACGTTCGCTGGAAATGCGAAATCGCGTGGCGCCACGCCGCGCGTGACCTGCATATAGATCATGCCATTGCGGACGCGATTGCGCCGCATCAATTCCCGCATTGCGACCCGCATTGCGGCATTGCTCATCGGTGCACGGATCTTGAGTTCGCCCAAGGAACGCACGAGACGTTGCAAATGCGGCTCTTCGTCGACGAGATGCCCGTCCTTGATCGCAATTACCTCGTAGACTCCGTCGGCAAACTGATAACCACGGTCCTCAACATGCACGGCTGCTTCGTCGAGCCGCACATACCGCCCATTGACATAGGCCGTTCGCGACATTCGGTTCGATCCATCCTCGATTAGTAACGGGACTCGGGCAAGCGGCGCGCGGAGCGGCTATGCATCGTAGACCAGGCTCTTGTCGTTGGTATGGACGCCGAGCGATTTGAGCTTTCTGTGGAGTGCCGAGCGCTCCATCCCGATGAACGTGGCCGTGCGCGAGATGTTGCCGCCGAAGCGCGTCACTTGCGCGAGGAGATACTGACGCTCGAAAAGCTCGCGGGCGTCGCGCAACGGCAAGGCCATGATCTCTCCTGCCCTGTCCCATTTCAAGACCGGTGGAGCTATGGCGCCGATCTCGGGCGGAAGCATGTCCGCACGGATCATGTCGCGTTGCTCGCCCGGCGCCATGATGAGCAGCCATTCGATGACGTTCCGCAGCTGGCGCACACTCCCCGGCCAGTCATAAGCCTGTAGCGCCGCCATCGCATCCTCGCCGATCGGGCGCTCGGAAAGGCCCGAGGCATTGGCATAACGCTCCATGAACGCGCGAGCCAGGAGTGGAATATCTTCGCGCCGTTCACGGAGCGAGGGCACGTGGAGCGGCACGACATTCAGCCGGTAAAACAAATCTTCGCGGAAGCGAGCGGCGGAGATTTCCTCGGTCAGGTCCCTATTGGTCGCCGCGATGACCCGCACGTCGACCTTCACGCGCGTATTTCCGCCGACGCGCTCAAAAGTCTGCTCCTGCAGTGCGCGCACGATCTTGCCTTGCGTCTCGAGCGGCATGTCGGCGACTTCGTCGAGCAGCAGCGTGCCGTTGTGCGCCTGCTCGAGCGTGCCGACTTTGGCGACGCTTCCCTTGCTGCCCGGAATCTCCTGGCCGAACAACTCCACTTCGAGATTTTCCGGTCGCATGGTGGCGCAGTTGAGCACGATGAACGGTCCCGCAGCCCTGCGCGAGCGGGAGTGAATGATGCGCGCGACGACTTCCTTGCCCGATCCCGCGGGTCCCGAAACGAGGACGCGGCTGCCGGTCGGAGCGACCTTCTCGATCGACTGGCGCAGTTGATTGATGACGGCCGACTGTCCCACAAGCTCGGAGTCGACACCCGCGCGCACGCGCAATTCATCGTTTTCGCGGCGCAGGCGGGCCGCCTCGATCGCACGCTCGACCATGAGGAGCAGCCGATCGGTCTTGAACGGCTTTTCGACGAAGTCGTAAGCGCCGCGCTTGATGGCGTTTACGGCGGTCTCGATCGTGCCGTGTCCGGATATCATCACGACAGGCACACTCGGATGATTGTCCTGTATCACGTCGAGGAGGGCCAGGCCATCGAGCTCGCTTCCTTGCAACCAGATATCGAGGACCACAAGGCTCGGCCGCCGCGCACGGATTGCACTTAGCGCGTCGGTGCTGTTGACCGCCTCACGCGCCTCATAACCTTCATCCTTGAGAATCTGGGCGATAAGCAGGCGAATATCCGCCTCGTCGTCCACGATCAGAATGTCATGTGCCATGCGCGGGAATCGGTTCGATGGTTGATGGCGTGCTCGCGTCGTCGTCCTTGGCGTCAACGATGGCATTATCGGGAAGCGAGAAGATGAGTCGCACGCGAGCACCTCCCCCTTCGCGATCCTCGAGCACCAAGTCCCCTCGGTGATCTTCCATGATTTTCTTCACGATTGCGAGTCCCAGTCCTGTGCCCTTTTCGCGGGTCGTGATATAGGGTTCGGTCAACCTGTCGCGATTGACGACGGGAAGTCCCTTGCCATTGTCCTCGATATCGATGACGACTTGCCCCTCCGATGCCGCAAGGCGTAAAGCGATCATCCCCTGAAACCCCTCTTCGCCTTCCCGCTCGGACATGCGAGCCTGAATCGATTCAGCTGCATTCTTGAGCAAGTTGGTCAGCGCTTGGCTGATTTGGCGCGCATCGCACCGAAAATGCAAGGATGCTGGCGGCAACTCGATCTCGTACGCGATGTCGGGGTTTCCCTGGCGTTGTAGGAATACCGCCTGCCGACACAAATCGGCCAAATCCTCCGACTTCATCACGGGGGCGGGCATGCGGGCGAAAGCAGAAAATTCATCGACCATGCGGCCGATATCGTTCACCTGCCGCACGATCGTATCGGTGCAGGTGACGAAGGTATCGGGATCGCTCGTGATCTCCTTGAGATATTTGCGCTTGAGACGTTCGGCCGAGAGCTGGATCGGCGTGAGCGGGTTTTTGATTTCGTGAGCGATGCGCCGGGCGACGTCGCCCCATGCCGCGCTCCGCTGCGCCGTGAGAAGCTCCGATATGTCATCGAAGGTCACGACGAACCCCTTCGTGTCATGGTTTACCCGTTCGGCGGATATGCGAACGAGAAGGGTGCGCGTGCGGCCGCGCCGGACGATTCTAAGCTCCGACTCGAGAAGGCGCGACGGCCGGCGTTTGGCTTCGCGCATAAGCTCGGCCATTTCCGGAACGACCTCCTCGAGCGGATGGCCAATCAGGCGCTCCATCCTGATCGACAGGAGCTGGCAGGCGGATCGATTCGGAAGGTTGACGTAGCCACGTTGATCGAGTCCGATGACACCCGACGAAACGCCGGCGAGCACGGTTTCCGTGAACCGGCGGCGTGCGTCCAGCTGACGGTTCGCTTCGATGAGTTCGCCTCGCTGCTCCTCGAGTTGGCCGGTCATGCGATTGAAGGCACGGGACAAGGAGCCGATCTCATCGGACTTCGCCTCCTCCTCCGGCACGCGAACGGCGAGATCGCCGCCGCGCACGCGCTCCGCGGCCGCGATGAGCGCCGATATCGGTCGCACCAGTTGGGTGGCAAAGTAGAGGCCGACCCATACGGAAGCGAGCAGGAGGAGCAAGGCGACGACGACGAAGATGAGCGCAAACGTGATCTCGATGTCGGAACGAACCAGTTCGAGCTGTTGGTATTCGCTGAGAGCCGCCTGCGCGCGTTCGACGTGCTGGAGCACACCGGGCTCGACAAAACGGCCGACGAAAAGATAAAGGCTCGGCATGATCTCGCCGAGAGGCGGATCGACCCGCACAAGTGCGCGTACACGATCGTCCGCTTCGCTGCGCAGGAGCGCCACTTCGCCTTGATTGGCCCGGTTGATCGCCTGTGACGGGATCGATTCGCGCGCCATGCCGAAGCTCAGCCGGCTTTGTGCGAGGACATGGAAAGTCGAATCGAAAACGACGGCCTCCGGCAGCGCGAGCTGACCGGCTTCCGTGTCAAGAATGCGCTCGAATGCGGCTTCGCGCCCGAAGCTGCCTTCCACCAGATCCGGCAGGGCCTGCTGCAAGCGCTGCTTGAGGGTGATCGCGTCGAGCTGAATGCTGCGGACGTTTTCATCGAGATAGGCATTCGCGACCGCGACGGACTCGCCAATCGCGTTCCGTACCTTGTCGCTGAACCAGGATTGCAAGCCGAGATTAAAGAATAGCGTCGAAAAGACGGCCACGATGATCGTCGGCGTCACGGCAACTATGCTGAAAAGTGCTACCAGCCGGATATGAAGGCGCGAGCCGGCCGAGCCGCGCCTGCGCTCGATCCAGACCTGCGTGATTCGCCGAGCCACCACAGCCGCAAGGGCGAGCAGCAGCACGAGGTCTACATATAGGAGGACAATGATTAGGTTGGGGCCGATCGGGAACGGCAGGAGTTTCGACAGTGCCGCATAGGTCGCGAGTGCCGAGAGACCGGCAGCGGCGGCCAATGCTATGGCAAGCTTGCGGCCAAGACCGCTTTTCGCGATCCACTTTGACCATTGCCTGAGGAAGTTCGGACTCTTTTCCTTGGTTTGCTCGGCCTCCATGCGGCTATTTTACGCCGCGCATCACCTGAATGTCCAACTCACGGATTTTCTTGCGTAATGTGTTCCGGTTGAGGCCGAGAAGACGAGCGGCCTTGATTTGATTGCCGCGCGTGGCTCCAAGACTGAGCAGCAGCAGCGGGCGCTCCATCTCGCGCAGCACCCGATCGTAAAGCCCGGCGGCCGGAAGCCCGTCCTGATGGGCCGCAAAGTACTCCTTCAAGTGACGCTCGATCGACGCGCTCAGGCTGTCGTCGACCGGGGTTTCGAAATCGGCGGCCGGCTGGCCCACGTCGGCCAGCTCGGCTTCGACGACGTCGATCTCGATGATCTCCTGGGCGTAGAGTGCCGCCAGTCGCTGGAGCAGATTTTCGAGTTCGCGCACATTGCCCGGCCAGCGATACTGCTTGAGCCGCTCCATTGCCGCGAGGTCGATCGTCTTCACGGGAAGACCCTGCGCTGCCGAGCGGTTGAGGAAGTGGCGTACAAGTGCCGGAATGTCCTCGATCCGCTCCCTCAGGGGCGGAAGCCGGATCGGCACCACGTTGAGGCGATAAAAGAGGTCCTCGCGAAAGAGTCCCTGACGGATGTACTGCCGCAGGTCGCGGTGCGTCGCCGCGATGATGCGCACGTCCGCACGGATCGGCGTGCGGCCGCCAACGGTCGTGTATTCGCCCTCCTGAAGGACCCGCAGCAAACGGGTCTGCGCCTCGAGCGGCATATCGCCGATTTCGTCGAGAAAAAGCGTGCCCCCATGGGCCTGCTCGAACCGCCCGGCATAGCGCGCAGCCGCTCCGGTGAAGGCTCCCTTCTCATGGCCGAAGAGTTCGCTCTCGATCAACTCGCGCGGAATTGCGGCCATGTTGATTGCGACGAAGGGGCCGTTGCGGCGCTTGCCGTAATCGTGGAGTGCGCGCGCCACGAGTTCCTTGCCGGTCCCCGACTCGCCCGTGATCATGACGGTGAGATCGGTGCTCATGAGTCGCGCGAGCACGCGGTAGATTTCCTGCATGGCCGGAGAGCGGCCGATCAGCGGAAGCTGCTCATCCCCTTCCGATGCGGCTGCCGGTGCGTCCGAGGCCGGCCGAATCGTGAGTGCCCGCTCCACCACGTTCACGAGTTCGCGCAGGTCGAAGGGCTTCGGCAAATACTCGAAGGCGCCCCGTTCGGTCGCCTTGACCGCGGTGAGAAGGTTGTTTTGGGCGCTCATCACGATGATGTGCAGGTCGGGCCTGATCTTCTTGATGCGCGGGATCAGGTCGAGCCCGTTTTCATCGGGCATGAGCACATCCGTGATGATCAGATCGCCCTCGCCGTCCGAGGCCCAGCGCCAAAGGGTGGCTGCGTTCCCGGTGGTGCGCACGTTATAGCCCGCACGGCCGAGTGCCTGGTTGAGCACGGTGCGAATCGCGCGGTCGTCGTCCGCGATAAGGATCGTTGCATCGTTCATGGGGAAGCTCCGCCGTCGAGCGCACGGGGTGTGTCGTCGCGTTGGGCCTTGTCTTCCGCACCCGCGAAGCGGTGCATGGGCAGCATGACCTTGAAAATCGTGCGCCGCGGCTCGCTGTCAAACTCGATGACTCCGCCGTGATCGCCCACGATCTTCGCGACGAGTGCGAGGCCGAGGCCGCTGCCGTTCGATTTCGTCGTAACAAAGGGATCGAAAAGATGAGCGCGCAGATCCTCGGGCACCCCCTGGCCGTTGTCCTGCACGCTCACGACGAGGGGAAGCTGCGTGCGGCTCTCGCTCCCCGGCACGGCAAGACGCACACCTTGTTGATAGGCGCTCGAAAGGACGATCTCGCCGCCCGTTTCCGGCAAGGCTTCCGCCGCGTTCTTGACCAGGTTCAGGAAGAGCTGAACAAGAAGGTCGCGATTGCCTTCGACGGGTGGAAGCGAGGGGTCGTAATTCTCGATAAACCGCACGCCCTGAGCGAAGCCGTTCTGCGCCACCTTGCGGACATGCTCGAGGACCGCATGAATGTTGACGGGGCCCTTTTCGACCGGGCGTCCGTCGGAGAACACTTCCATGCGGTCGACGAGCGCGCAAATGCGGTCTGCCTCATCGCAAATAAGGCGCGTAAGCTCGCGATCTTCGAGGGGTGCGGATTGTTCGAGGAGTTGCGCCGCACCCCTGATGCCGGAAAGCGGGTTCTTGACCTCATGCGCCAGCAGGGCCGCCATGGCCGTGACCGAGCGCGCGGCGTTGCGATGAACCAATTGGTGGTCGATCTTCCGAGCGATCGACTGCTCGTGCAGGGAAACGACGATCGACCCGGGCTGTTCGGTGAGCTGGGCCACCTGTGCGGTGACGAAATGCACCCCGATGCGAGGGGCTTGAAGCGTGATGCCATACTCGGAAACACTCGAACGGCCGCCACGCACCTGATCGATAAGGGCGAAGAGCGGACTGTCGCTTGGTAGGATCTCGGTCAGCGGACGCTCCGCAAGCCACGCGGCGCTCGCGTCGAAAAACTGCTCGGCGGCCAGATTGACGAATCGGATCTCGCCCTCGGCGCCGATCACCAGCATGGCGTCCGGAAGCGCATTGATAATGGCGAGCGGGTCTGCAGCGCCAACGTTCTTGCGAAACGCTCTCTCCGCGCGAGCCATCATGTTACCTCGTGCGCGGATTGACAGCTCCGGTGATCGATGGATGTGTGAAGCGATCGATCTGGCGTTGATACCACAATAGTGCCTTGCCTATATTTTGCGCATTCACCGGACCTGTCTAGGAATTGCGCATCTTCTCCCGCTCCATTTTATATTGCAAGTGCGAAATCTTTTTGCGTCGGCAGAAATTTGGCAGCCAAAGAAGAGCGCCATGGGGATGCCAATCGGTGGATAAAAATTACGTTTTATCAGAATATTGCAGGAAAATCTTCTGCACTGAGTTCAAGCAAGCAACACGTCGGTTACGAACTTGACACCGGGATAGGCCAGGGTAAGCAGAAGGTAGGCAAGAAGGACAAAATGCGCGGCTCGCCGCCCGCCCAAGCCGCTGCGTCCCCGGAGTAGGATGAGGAGAGCGCCGATCACGACGAAGGTGAGAAGCGACAACAGCGTCTTGTGGTCGAAGGCCAGGATTCGGCCCGAGACGAAATACTGGGTCGCCATACCCGTGGAGACACCAATCGCCAGGATGATCTCCGAGGCGGCCAGGAGCCGGACCTGCAGTGTCTCGCAGAGAGCGATCGAAGGAAGGAGTTGATTGATTCGCCCGCGCCGCTTGTTCTTGAGCGAACGCTCCTGGATCAGAACCGCAAAGCCTGCGATGGCGGCGATCGTCAGGAGACCGTAGGTCGCGACCGAGACGAGGATATGAAGGTCGAGCCAGACGGCCGGAGCTGGCACCAGCGGGCGCTCGGGCGCCTGCTGCCAGAACGTCGCCACAGCACCCAAAAGGATCAGGTACGGCATCAAAAGCGGTGTCAGCCGCCAGGCATCGCGTGTCGCGGCGGCAATTATCGCGAACAAGGCGATGCTCGTGGCCATTGTGATCCAGAGTGCGCCCGACAGGCTCGTATGCCACTCGGGCGCAAGGGCCAGGTCTGCCCGCAGAACGGAGGCGGCAAGGGCAACCGCGAGAAGCGACCAGAAAGCGGCATCGCGATGGGCGCCGGGACGGAGGGTCAAGAGCGCCACCGGCGCTAGGGCGGCTAAGGTCGAAAGGCTGAGCAGCAGCTCGGTTTGCATGACTTTATTATACAGCACCGTCGGCCATGCCCGCGTCGTTCAATCCGTCGCGCCGGTGATGGGGCATCGAGGCTGCGACGCAGCCGTCTCGAACCATGAGGGCGCGCGCGACGGCCTCACCCTTCGAGACGGTGCTGCGCACCTCCTCAGGATGAGGACTCCAATCTTATAAATGAACATCCTCATGGTGAGGAGGCTGCGACGCAGCCGTCTCGAACCATGCGGGAACGCGCGGCGGCCTCATCCTTCGAGACGCTTCGCTCCGCGAGGCTCCTCAGGGTGAGAATCGTGATCGTGGAAATAGGCAACCCTTGGCAACATAAACCTCTGCCGATAAGGTGGCGCCCTTCTCGCTCGATCGGATAGGGGCGCATGGTCGGTTGTATCGCGTTAGTGGTTGCAGGCGGACGTGGCGCGCGCTTCGGGGGCGAATTGCCGAAGCAATATCGCCGCCTCGGGCCACACGCAATCCTGCGCCATTCCGTCGAGGCATTTCGTCGCCATCCTCGCATCGACCGAGTGCGGGTCGTCATTCATCCGGACGACCGCAGCCACTATGACGAAGCGGTCGCCGGCCTCGATCTCCTCGACCCTTGTCTCGGCGGAAAGGAACGGCAGGATTCCGCCCGCCTTGGGCTCGAGAGCCTTGCAGCGCTCAAGCCGCTCAATGTCCTGATCCATGACGCCGCCCGCCCGCTTGTCGATGCGGACACCATCGGCCGCGTCATCTCGGCCCTCGACGATGCCCAAGGCGCCATCGCCGCCGTTCCGGTGACCGACACGCTCAAACGAGGCGAGGACGGGCGCATCGTCGGAACCGTCGAACGTGCCGGCTTATGGCGTGCGCAAACGCCCCAGGGTTTCCGCTACGACGCCATCCTCGCCGCACACCGCGCACTCGCCGGCGAGGCATTGACCGACGACGCCGCGGTCGCCGAGCGCGCAGGGCTCGCCGTCAGGCTCATTCCCGCCAGCGAGGAAAATTTCAAAGTGACGACGGAAGAAGACTTGCGCCGTGGGGAGCGATTTTTCGGCACGCCCTTCGAGCAACGTGTGGGCATAGGATTCGACGTGCACCATTTCGGACCGGGTGACCACGTGATGATCTGCGGCCTGCGGGTGCCGCACACCCACGGGACGGTCGGGCATTCGGACGCCGACGTGGGCCTTCACGCGTTGACCGATGCGCTGCTCGGCACGATCGGCTCGGGCGATATCGGCAGCCATTTTCCCCCGTCCGATCCGCGTTGGAAGGGAGAGGCGTCCAGGCACTTCCTGCGCCACGCGGCCGACCTTGCGCAAGCGCAAGGTGCGTCCATCGTCAACGTGGACGTCACGATCATCTGTGAAAGCCCCAAGGTCGGCCCGCACCGGCAGGCAATGCGCCAATCGATTGCCGAGATCCTGAGCATCGACGTCGCACGCGTCAGCGTGAAGGCGACGACGACGGACAAGCTCGGTTTCGCCGGCCGCGGCGAAGGCATGGCGGCACAGGCGATCGCGACCGTGCGCGTGCCTGCACTGCTCGCGAGCCGAACGCCATGATGACGCCGGCCCTCCCCCTCAAGCATCCTGCAACGCTCGTCGCGACCTGGTTCGGGGCCGGGCTTCTCCCCATCGCACCCGGAAGCTGGGGCTCGCTCGCCGCCCTCCCCTTCGCCTGGGTAATGCTCAAATTCGGCGACGCCCGCCTCCTCTTCCTCGCCGCAGTTCTCGTATTTTTCGTCGGCTGGTGGGCGGCACATCATTACATGCGCTTCACCGACGCCAAGGATCCAAGCGAGGTCGTCGTCGATGAAGTGTCGGCGCAGTGGCTTGCACTCCTCATCGCCAATCCGGGCGTGTGGTGGCATTGGCTGCTCGGCTTCGTCCTCTTTCGTCTTTTCGATATCGTGAAGCCTTGGCCCGCCAACGTCATTGACCGGCGCGCAGGGGCTTTCGCCGTGATGGCGGATGACACGGTCGCGGGCGCCTATGCCCTCGTCGTGTTCGCCGTCGTGGTGCTGCTGGCGCCAATCATGCACTTCATTCGGGGACTCTTCGGCGGTGGTTGAACGTTTCGATGCGGCGGCGCGCGCCGTACTGGATGCATGCCGGGTGCGCGGGCTCATGCTCGTCAGCGCCGAATCCTGCACGGGCGGTCTTGTCGCCGGGGCACTTACGGAGATCGCGGGCAGCTCCGATGTGGTCGAGCGAGGCTTCGTGACTTATTCGAACGACGCGAAGGAAGAATTGCTCGGCGTGCCGCGCGATCTCCTGGAAAGATACGGTGCGGTGAGCGAGCAGGTCGCGCGCGCGATGGTGGAAGGTGCACTCAATTCCACCGGCAAGGCGGATTTGAGCGTTGCCGTAACCGGGATCGCGGGACCCGGTGGCGGCTCGCTGGAAAAACCCGTCGGCCTCGTCTTCATCGCCGCCACCCGGCGCGGCGGGCCGACCGTTTGCGAGCGTCACGTCTTCAAGGGCGATCGCCACGCGGTACGCGTGGCGTCGGTCGAGCGCGCGCTCGCCCTTCTTCTCGACCGGGCCGCAGCCGCCTAGTTTCGTGTGCCGTAAAGCGCGCGCGCACGCTCTTCGAAGGCGTGCACCATCCGCCGTACCGCCTCGTTGAACAGGACGCCGATCACCTTCTGCAGAACGCGCGAGTGGAATTCGAAGTCGACATAGAAATCGATCAGGCAACCGCCGTCCGGCAGCGGCTCGAAGATCCAGTGGTTGTTGAGATGCTTGAACGGTCCTTCGTGATAGCTCACGTCGATGCGGCCCGGCCTCTTGAGCGTGACCCGTGAGGTAAATCTCTCCCGGATCATTTTCCAGCCGATAACGAGGTCCGCAATGATCACGTCGCCCTCGCGTTTTCGGATGCGCGCGGCCCGGCACCAGGGCAAGAATTCCGGATAGCGCTCGATGTCGGCGACAAGCTCGAAAAGCTGGTCGGGCCGGTAAGGCAGCGCGCGCTTTTCGGCGTGGGTGGGCATCCGCGCCGCTGTCGCTCAGACGGCGTCGCGTTTGGCGGTCCGCGCCTCGCGCAGTCGTGCGAAGTCGTCGCCTGCGTGATAAGACGAGCGCGTGAGTGGCGATGAGGCGACCATGAGGAAGCCCTTGCCGTAGGCCATCGCCTTGAGTGCCTCGAATTCGCCGGGTGTCACGAAGCGCTCGACCGGCGCGTGCTTCGGCGTCGGCTGGAGATATTGGCCAATCGTGAGGAAATCCACGTCGGCCACACGCAAATCGTCCATCACCTGATGGATTTCAAGTATCGCCTCGCCGAGGCCGACCATCAGGCCGGATTTCGTGAACATCGACGGGTCGAGTTCCTTGACACGCTGCAGAAGGCGGAGCGAGGCGAAGTACCGCGCACCCGGGCGGATCGTCGGATAGAGTCGCGGCACCGTTTCGAGATTGTGGTTGTAGACATCGGGTTTCGCCGCGACGACCGCCTCAACCGCCCCATCCTTGCGGAGGAAATCGGGTGTGAGGACCTCGATCGTGGTCTCGGGAGCACTCGCGCGGATGGCGTGGATGGTCTTTGCGAAATGTTCAGCGCCCCCGTCGGGCAGGTCGTCGCGGTCGACCGAGGTCACGACGAGGTGCGAGAGGCCGAGCCCGCGCACGGCCTTCGCGACATTCTCGGGCTCATGGGGATCGAGCTTGTCGGGCAGACCCGTTGCGACGTTGCAGAAAGCGCAGGCGCGCGTACATACGCTGCCGAGGATCATCACCGTCGCGTGCTTTTTCGCCCAGCACTCGCCGATATTCGGGCAAGCCGC from Alphaproteobacteria bacterium includes the following:
- the ntrC gene encoding nitrogen regulation protein NR(I), which codes for MNDATILIADDDRAIRTVLNQALGRAGYNVRTTGNAATLWRWASDGEGDLIITDVLMPDENGLDLIPRIKKIRPDLHIIVMSAQNNLLTAVKATERGAFEYLPKPFDLRELVNVVERALTIRPASDAPAAASEGDEQLPLIGRSPAMQEIYRVLARLMSTDLTVMITGESGTGKELVARALHDYGKRRNGPFVAINMAAIPRELIESELFGHEKGAFTGAAARYAGRFEQAHGGTLFLDEIGDMPLEAQTRLLRVLQEGEYTTVGGRTPIRADVRIIAATHRDLRQYIRQGLFREDLFYRLNVVPIRLPPLRERIEDIPALVRHFLNRSAAQGLPVKTIDLAAMERLKQYRWPGNVRELENLLQRLAALYAQEIIEIDVVEAELADVGQPAADFETPVDDSLSASIERHLKEYFAAHQDGLPAAGLYDRVLREMERPLLLLSLGATRGNQIKAARLLGLNRNTLRKKIRELDIQVMRGVK
- a CDS encoding D-amino-acid transaminase, producing the protein MSRTAYVNGRYVRLDEAAVHVEDRGYQFADGVYEVIAIKDGHLVDEEPHLQRLVRSLGELKIRAPMSNAAMRVAMRELMRRNRVRNGMIYMQVTRGVAPRDFAFPANVPSALVMTVRRMRPQPANAVEDGIRAITIPDIRWHRCDIKTVGLTAAVLGKQRAREAGAYEAWQVDRDGYVTEGTSSNAWILTEDGTVVTRPATNAILSGITRRSVLELAKANKLQFEERAFTVAEAKAAREAWITSATSFVLPVTQIDDRVLGNGKAGSFTLKLRALYMSYATGDGATA
- a CDS encoding bifunctional 2-C-methyl-D-erythritol 4-phosphate cytidylyltransferase/2-C-methyl-D-erythritol 2,4-cyclodiphosphate synthase — protein: MVGCIALVVAGGRGARFGGELPKQYRRLGPHAILRHSVEAFRRHPRIDRVRVVIHPDDRSHYDEAVAGLDLLDPCLGGKERQDSARLGLESLAALKPLNVLIHDAARPLVDADTIGRVISALDDAQGAIAAVPVTDTLKRGEDGRIVGTVERAGLWRAQTPQGFRYDAILAAHRALAGEALTDDAAVAERAGLAVRLIPASEENFKVTTEEDLRRGERFFGTPFEQRVGIGFDVHHFGPGDHVMICGLRVPHTHGTVGHSDADVGLHALTDALLGTIGSGDIGSHFPPSDPRWKGEASRHFLRHAADLAQAQGASIVNVDVTIICESPKVGPHRQAMRQSIAEILSIDVARVSVKATTTDKLGFAGRGEGMAAQAIATVRVPALLASRTP
- a CDS encoding ATP-binding protein, which codes for MMARAERAFRKNVGAADPLAIINALPDAMLVIGAEGEIRFVNLAAEQFFDASAAWLAERPLTEILPSDSPLFALIDQVRGGRSSVSEYGITLQAPRIGVHFVTAQVAQLTEQPGSIVVSLHEQSIARKIDHQLVHRNAARSVTAMAALLAHEVKNPLSGIRGAAQLLEQSAPLEDRELTRLICDEADRICALVDRMEVFSDGRPVEKGPVNIHAVLEHVRKVAQNGFAQGVRFIENYDPSLPPVEGNRDLLVQLFLNLVKNAAEALPETGGEIVLSSAYQQGVRLAVPGSESRTQLPLVVSVQDNGQGVPEDLRAHLFDPFVTTKSNGSGLGLALVAKIVGDHGGVIEFDSEPRRTIFKVMLPMHRFAGAEDKAQRDDTPRALDGGASP
- a CDS encoding PAS domain-containing sensor histidine kinase; the protein is MEAEQTKEKSPNFLRQWSKWIAKSGLGRKLAIALAAAAGLSALATYAALSKLLPFPIGPNLIIVLLYVDLVLLLALAAVVARRITQVWIERRRGSAGSRLHIRLVALFSIVAVTPTIIVAVFSTLFFNLGLQSWFSDKVRNAIGESVAVANAYLDENVRSIQLDAITLKQRLQQALPDLVEGSFGREAAFERILDTEAGQLALPEAVVFDSTFHVLAQSRLSFGMARESIPSQAINRANQGEVALLRSEADDRVRALVRVDPPLGEIMPSLYLFVGRFVEPGVLQHVERAQAALSEYQQLELVRSDIEITFALIFVVVALLLLLASVWVGLYFATQLVRPISALIAAAERVRGGDLAVRVPEEEAKSDEIGSLSRAFNRMTGQLEEQRGELIEANRQLDARRRFTETVLAGVSSGVIGLDQRGYVNLPNRSACQLLSIRMERLIGHPLEEVVPEMAELMREAKRRPSRLLESELRIVRRGRTRTLLVRISAERVNHDTKGFVVTFDDISELLTAQRSAAWGDVARRIAHEIKNPLTPIQLSAERLKRKYLKEITSDPDTFVTCTDTIVRQVNDIGRMVDEFSAFARMPAPVMKSEDLADLCRQAVFLQRQGNPDIAYEIELPPASLHFRCDARQISQALTNLLKNAAESIQARMSEREGEEGFQGMIALRLAASEGQVVIDIEDNGKGLPVVNRDRLTEPYITTREKGTGLGLAIVKKIMEDHRGDLVLEDREGGGARVRLIFSLPDNAIVDAKDDDASTPSTIEPIPAHGT
- a CDS encoding sigma-54 dependent transcriptional regulator, whose product is MAHDILIVDDEADIRLLIAQILKDEGYEAREAVNSTDALSAIRARRPSLVVLDIWLQGSELDGLALLDVIQDNHPSVPVVMISGHGTIETAVNAIKRGAYDFVEKPFKTDRLLLMVERAIEAARLRRENDELRVRAGVDSELVGQSAVINQLRQSIEKVAPTGSRVLVSGPAGSGKEVVARIIHSRSRRAAGPFIVLNCATMRPENLEVELFGQEIPGSKGSVAKVGTLEQAHNGTLLLDEVADMPLETQGKIVRALQEQTFERVGGNTRVKVDVRVIAATNRDLTEEISAARFREDLFYRLNVVPLHVPSLRERREDIPLLARAFMERYANASGLSERPIGEDAMAALQAYDWPGSVRQLRNVIEWLLIMAPGEQRDMIRADMLPPEIGAIAPPVLKWDRAGEIMALPLRDARELFERQYLLAQVTRFGGNISRTATFIGMERSALHRKLKSLGVHTNDKSLVYDA
- the ccsA gene encoding cytochrome c biogenesis protein CcsA, translated to MQTELLLSLSTLAALAPVALLTLRPGAHRDAAFWSLLAVALAASVLRADLALAPEWHTSLSGALWITMATSIALFAIIAAATRDAWRLTPLLMPYLILLGAVATFWQQAPERPLVPAPAVWLDLHILVSVATYGLLTIAAIAGFAVLIQERSLKNKRRGRINQLLPSIALCETLQVRLLAASEIILAIGVSTGMATQYFVSGRILAFDHKTLLSLLTFVVIGALLILLRGRSGLGGRRAAHFVLLAYLLLTLAYPGVKFVTDVLLA